One segment of Daphnia magna isolate NIES linkage group LG2, ASM2063170v1.1, whole genome shotgun sequence DNA contains the following:
- the LOC116916029 gene encoding mannosylglucosyl-3-phosphoglycerate phosphatase isoform X1, protein MATHLTENKTLTILHFNDVYNIESVDKEPVGGATRFSTALKSFSHLNPLILFSGDVLAPSFMSTFTKGEHMVPVLNACGIHCAVYGNHDFDFGIEVLMQRAQATTFPWLMSNVIDNKTRRPLADGKISLVIDWHGIRVGLIGLVEKEWLPTLADVNLEHVTYTDYIECGRLLAGNLKDIQGCKIVIALTHMRIPNDLRLAKEVDEIDLILGGHDHVSKFIEVENRCIIKSGTDFRQFSKITIRFLGEEEKPLISVKLVDVTAEYEEDADLKLALDSFTSVIGTKMEDVLGEFSVPLDGLCSSLRTSETNLGNFICDVMVAATDSDLALLNSGTLRSDRIHPPGPFKIRDLSQILPMLDPLIVVEISGEDLLAALENGVCMYPKLDARFLQVGGMSFAFDPKKLPFQRVDSQFVRIGNRYLDIHSKYRMVTKAYMMAGKHGFDVLKKLKILVNQEDNMPLTTAVQNHLQKLRAKNKRPGHHGQNQMPFTSSLKRMIDHELHPESNFCDSVQEDATAEMVHLTTKQGATKLLRQSSIEEIEKVCCQLEPRIEGRIVIINEETFPKLLSERQLWEILTT, encoded by the exons ATGGCGACACATTTAACTGAAAACAAAACCTTAACCATTCTacatttcaacgatgtatacaATATCGAATCGGTCGACAAAGAGCCTGTGGGTGGAGCCACTCGTTTTAGCACAGCACTCAAATCGTTTTCTCACCTGAATCCGCTGATCTTATTTAGCGGCGACGTATTAGCCCCTTCGTTCA tGAGCACCTTCACCAAAG GCGAGCACATGGTCCCGGTCCTGAACGCCTGCGGAATCCACTGTGCAGTCTATGGAAACCACGATTTCG ATTTCGGCATTGAGGTACTGATGCAAAGGGCTCAAGCCACTACATTTCCTTGGCTGATGTCCAACGTGATCGACAACAAGACACGACGCCCTCTA GCAGACGGAAAAATAAGTCTAGTTATTGACTGGCACGGGATACGCGTTGGActg ATTGGACTCGTCGAGAAAGAATGGTTGCCTACTCTTGCGGATGTTAATCTTGAGCATGTTACGTATACCGATTACATCGAATGCGGTCGATTAC TTGCGGGGAACCTGAAGGATATCCAGGGCTGCAAAATTGTGATCGCTCTAACCCATATGCGAATACCGAATGATCTCAGGTTGGCAAAGGAAGTAGATGAGATCGATTTGATCCTCGGAGGACACGATCATGTTTCAAAGTTTATTGAG GTTGAAAACCGATGCATCATCAAGAGCGGAACAGATTTTCGCCAATTTTCTAAGATCACGATTCGCTTTTTGGGCGAGGAGGAAAAACCGTTAATTAGCGTGAAACTAGTGGACGTTACAGCTGAATATGAAGAGGACGCTGACCTCAAATTAGCTCTTGATAGCTTTACAA GTGTGATTGGAACGAAAATGGAGGACGTATTAGGAGAATTTAGTGTTCCCCTTGACGGCCTTTGTTCTTCCTTACGCACCTCTGAAACAAATTTAGGAAATTTTATCTGTGATGTTATG GTGGCTGCAACTGACTCAGATTTGGCTCTGCTGAATTCAGGAACTCTGCGTTCTGACAGAATCCATCCACCCGGTCCGTTCAAAATACGCGATTTAAGTCAAATTCTTCCTATGTTGGATCCCCTCATCGTAGTTGAAATTTCTG GTGAAGATTTACTCGCCGCGCTGGAGAACGGGGTTTGTATGTATCCAAAATTGGATGCCCGTTTTCTACAAGTTGGCGGGATGAGTTTCGCATTTGATCCAAAAAAACTACCTTTTCAGCGTGTAGACTCACAATTTGTCCGTATAGGCAATCGGTATTTGGATATACATTCTAAATACCGGATGGTTACTAAAGCATACATGATGGCCGGAAAACATGGTTTCGATGTCTTGAAAAAGTTGAAGATATTG GTCAATCAAGAAGACAATATGCCACTCACGACTGCAGTGCAAAATCACCTCCAAAAGCTTCGTGCTAAAAATAAGCGTCCTGGACACCATGGACAAAATCAAATGCCTTTTACAAGCAG tttgaAGCGCATGATAGACCACGAATTGCATCCGGAATCAAATTTTTGCGATTCAG tcCAAGAGGATGCGACTGCAGAAATGGTGCACCTCACCACCAAGCAGGGAGCAACTAAATTGCTGCGGCAATCCAGTATTGAAGAGATAGAGAAAGTTTGTTGCCAACTGGAGCCGCGCATTGAAGGTAGGATTGTCATTATCAATGAAGAGACATTTCCCAAATTACTGAGTGAACGTCAGTTATGGGAGATTTTGACTACTTAA
- the LOC116916029 gene encoding mannosylglucosyl-3-phosphoglycerate phosphatase isoform X2: protein MATHLTENKTLTILHFNDVYNIESVDKEPVGGATRFSTALKSFSHLNPLILFSGDVLAPSFSEHMVPVLNACGIHCAVYGNHDFDFGIEVLMQRAQATTFPWLMSNVIDNKTRRPLADGKISLVIDWHGIRVGLIGLVEKEWLPTLADVNLEHVTYTDYIECGRLLAGNLKDIQGCKIVIALTHMRIPNDLRLAKEVDEIDLILGGHDHVSKFIEVENRCIIKSGTDFRQFSKITIRFLGEEEKPLISVKLVDVTAEYEEDADLKLALDSFTSVIGTKMEDVLGEFSVPLDGLCSSLRTSETNLGNFICDVMVAATDSDLALLNSGTLRSDRIHPPGPFKIRDLSQILPMLDPLIVVEISGEDLLAALENGVCMYPKLDARFLQVGGMSFAFDPKKLPFQRVDSQFVRIGNRYLDIHSKYRMVTKAYMMAGKHGFDVLKKLKILVNQEDNMPLTTAVQNHLQKLRAKNKRPGHHGQNQMPFTSSLKRMIDHELHPESNFCDSVQEDATAEMVHLTTKQGATKLLRQSSIEEIEKVCCQLEPRIEGRIVIINEETFPKLLSERQLWEILTT, encoded by the exons ATGGCGACACATTTAACTGAAAACAAAACCTTAACCATTCTacatttcaacgatgtatacaATATCGAATCGGTCGACAAAGAGCCTGTGGGTGGAGCCACTCGTTTTAGCACAGCACTCAAATCGTTTTCTCACCTGAATCCGCTGATCTTATTTAGCGGCGACGTATTAGCCCCTTCGTTCA GCGAGCACATGGTCCCGGTCCTGAACGCCTGCGGAATCCACTGTGCAGTCTATGGAAACCACGATTTCG ATTTCGGCATTGAGGTACTGATGCAAAGGGCTCAAGCCACTACATTTCCTTGGCTGATGTCCAACGTGATCGACAACAAGACACGACGCCCTCTA GCAGACGGAAAAATAAGTCTAGTTATTGACTGGCACGGGATACGCGTTGGActg ATTGGACTCGTCGAGAAAGAATGGTTGCCTACTCTTGCGGATGTTAATCTTGAGCATGTTACGTATACCGATTACATCGAATGCGGTCGATTAC TTGCGGGGAACCTGAAGGATATCCAGGGCTGCAAAATTGTGATCGCTCTAACCCATATGCGAATACCGAATGATCTCAGGTTGGCAAAGGAAGTAGATGAGATCGATTTGATCCTCGGAGGACACGATCATGTTTCAAAGTTTATTGAG GTTGAAAACCGATGCATCATCAAGAGCGGAACAGATTTTCGCCAATTTTCTAAGATCACGATTCGCTTTTTGGGCGAGGAGGAAAAACCGTTAATTAGCGTGAAACTAGTGGACGTTACAGCTGAATATGAAGAGGACGCTGACCTCAAATTAGCTCTTGATAGCTTTACAA GTGTGATTGGAACGAAAATGGAGGACGTATTAGGAGAATTTAGTGTTCCCCTTGACGGCCTTTGTTCTTCCTTACGCACCTCTGAAACAAATTTAGGAAATTTTATCTGTGATGTTATG GTGGCTGCAACTGACTCAGATTTGGCTCTGCTGAATTCAGGAACTCTGCGTTCTGACAGAATCCATCCACCCGGTCCGTTCAAAATACGCGATTTAAGTCAAATTCTTCCTATGTTGGATCCCCTCATCGTAGTTGAAATTTCTG GTGAAGATTTACTCGCCGCGCTGGAGAACGGGGTTTGTATGTATCCAAAATTGGATGCCCGTTTTCTACAAGTTGGCGGGATGAGTTTCGCATTTGATCCAAAAAAACTACCTTTTCAGCGTGTAGACTCACAATTTGTCCGTATAGGCAATCGGTATTTGGATATACATTCTAAATACCGGATGGTTACTAAAGCATACATGATGGCCGGAAAACATGGTTTCGATGTCTTGAAAAAGTTGAAGATATTG GTCAATCAAGAAGACAATATGCCACTCACGACTGCAGTGCAAAATCACCTCCAAAAGCTTCGTGCTAAAAATAAGCGTCCTGGACACCATGGACAAAATCAAATGCCTTTTACAAGCAG tttgaAGCGCATGATAGACCACGAATTGCATCCGGAATCAAATTTTTGCGATTCAG tcCAAGAGGATGCGACTGCAGAAATGGTGCACCTCACCACCAAGCAGGGAGCAACTAAATTGCTGCGGCAATCCAGTATTGAAGAGATAGAGAAAGTTTGTTGCCAACTGGAGCCGCGCATTGAAGGTAGGATTGTCATTATCAATGAAGAGACATTTCCCAAATTACTGAGTGAACGTCAGTTATGGGAGATTTTGACTACTTAA
- the LOC116916029 gene encoding mannosylglucosyl-3-phosphoglycerate phosphatase isoform X3 encodes MVPVLNACGIHCAVYGNHDFDFGIEVLMQRAQATTFPWLMSNVIDNKTRRPLADGKISLVIDWHGIRVGLIGLVEKEWLPTLADVNLEHVTYTDYIECGRLLAGNLKDIQGCKIVIALTHMRIPNDLRLAKEVDEIDLILGGHDHVSKFIEVENRCIIKSGTDFRQFSKITIRFLGEEEKPLISVKLVDVTAEYEEDADLKLALDSFTSVIGTKMEDVLGEFSVPLDGLCSSLRTSETNLGNFICDVMVAATDSDLALLNSGTLRSDRIHPPGPFKIRDLSQILPMLDPLIVVEISGEDLLAALENGVCMYPKLDARFLQVGGMSFAFDPKKLPFQRVDSQFVRIGNRYLDIHSKYRMVTKAYMMAGKHGFDVLKKLKILVNQEDNMPLTTAVQNHLQKLRAKNKRPGHHGQNQMPFTSSLKRMIDHELHPESNFCDSVQEDATAEMVHLTTKQGATKLLRQSSIEEIEKVCCQLEPRIEGRIVIINEETFPKLLSERQLWEILTT; translated from the exons ATGGTCCCGGTCCTGAACGCCTGCGGAATCCACTGTGCAGTCTATGGAAACCACGATTTCG ATTTCGGCATTGAGGTACTGATGCAAAGGGCTCAAGCCACTACATTTCCTTGGCTGATGTCCAACGTGATCGACAACAAGACACGACGCCCTCTA GCAGACGGAAAAATAAGTCTAGTTATTGACTGGCACGGGATACGCGTTGGActg ATTGGACTCGTCGAGAAAGAATGGTTGCCTACTCTTGCGGATGTTAATCTTGAGCATGTTACGTATACCGATTACATCGAATGCGGTCGATTAC TTGCGGGGAACCTGAAGGATATCCAGGGCTGCAAAATTGTGATCGCTCTAACCCATATGCGAATACCGAATGATCTCAGGTTGGCAAAGGAAGTAGATGAGATCGATTTGATCCTCGGAGGACACGATCATGTTTCAAAGTTTATTGAG GTTGAAAACCGATGCATCATCAAGAGCGGAACAGATTTTCGCCAATTTTCTAAGATCACGATTCGCTTTTTGGGCGAGGAGGAAAAACCGTTAATTAGCGTGAAACTAGTGGACGTTACAGCTGAATATGAAGAGGACGCTGACCTCAAATTAGCTCTTGATAGCTTTACAA GTGTGATTGGAACGAAAATGGAGGACGTATTAGGAGAATTTAGTGTTCCCCTTGACGGCCTTTGTTCTTCCTTACGCACCTCTGAAACAAATTTAGGAAATTTTATCTGTGATGTTATG GTGGCTGCAACTGACTCAGATTTGGCTCTGCTGAATTCAGGAACTCTGCGTTCTGACAGAATCCATCCACCCGGTCCGTTCAAAATACGCGATTTAAGTCAAATTCTTCCTATGTTGGATCCCCTCATCGTAGTTGAAATTTCTG GTGAAGATTTACTCGCCGCGCTGGAGAACGGGGTTTGTATGTATCCAAAATTGGATGCCCGTTTTCTACAAGTTGGCGGGATGAGTTTCGCATTTGATCCAAAAAAACTACCTTTTCAGCGTGTAGACTCACAATTTGTCCGTATAGGCAATCGGTATTTGGATATACATTCTAAATACCGGATGGTTACTAAAGCATACATGATGGCCGGAAAACATGGTTTCGATGTCTTGAAAAAGTTGAAGATATTG GTCAATCAAGAAGACAATATGCCACTCACGACTGCAGTGCAAAATCACCTCCAAAAGCTTCGTGCTAAAAATAAGCGTCCTGGACACCATGGACAAAATCAAATGCCTTTTACAAGCAG tttgaAGCGCATGATAGACCACGAATTGCATCCGGAATCAAATTTTTGCGATTCAG tcCAAGAGGATGCGACTGCAGAAATGGTGCACCTCACCACCAAGCAGGGAGCAACTAAATTGCTGCGGCAATCCAGTATTGAAGAGATAGAGAAAGTTTGTTGCCAACTGGAGCCGCGCATTGAAGGTAGGATTGTCATTATCAATGAAGAGACATTTCCCAAATTACTGAGTGAACGTCAGTTATGGGAGATTTTGACTACTTAA